CGACCGATTTCGAAATGAACGGCGCGCTCGATCAGGTGATCAGCGCGCTCGGCCGCCAGATCCGCAAAAACAAGACGAAACTCGAAAGGCGGATCCATGCCGCCGCGATCGATCAGTATATCCGGGATTATCCCGGCGAGAACGGGCAGGATGAAGAGGAGAAGGAATACCGCATCGTCCGCACCAAGCATTTTCCGATCAAGCCCATCAGCGTGGATGAGGCGATCCTGGAAATGAACATGCTGGGCCATCAGTTCTATATGTTCCGCGATAACGCCACCGGGGAGATCAACGTGGTGTATAAGCGCAGGGATGGGGACTACGGCCTGCTTGAGCCGGATTCCGAAGAATAAAAAAATCCGGGGCCGCGCGGGTGCGGCCCCTTTCTTTTAGCCCTGACAGGGCTCTTGCGAGCCGCGCTTTTTAAGCGTGGCCTTGACGTTCAGCGGGCGGCGCGCCGCCCGGCAATTCAGAAATTGGAGTGTTGAATCGAGCAATGGAAAATTTTGAACTGGTATGTCCGTGCCTGCTCGGCGTGGAGGGCCTTGTGGCCGACGAGCTGCGCGCGATGGGCGCCGAGGGTGTGGAGCCGCACAACGGGCGCGTCGTTTTCGGCGGAAGCGACGAGATGCTCGCGCGGGCGAACCTATGGTCCCGCTGCGGCGAGCGGGTGCTGGTGCGGATGGGCACGTTCCGCGCCGTCACGTTCGAACAGCTTTTTCAGGGGGTGAAGGCCCTGCCGTGGGAAAACTGGATCGGAAAGACCGACTGCTTCCCCGTAAAGGGGCGGTCGCTCAGCTCCAAGCTGTTCAGCGTGCCGGACTGTCAGTCTATCGTCAAAAAGGCGATCGTGGAGCGGTTGAAAACGAAATACCGGGTCCCGTGGTTCGAAGAGACCGGCGCTTTGTATCAGGTGCAGTTCCTGATCCTGAAGGACGAGGTCGAAATCTCGATCGACACTTCCGGAGCCGGGCTGCACAAGCGGGGTTACCGCGCCAATTCCGCCGAAGCGCCGATCAAGGAGACGCTTGCCGCCGCCATGGTGAGGCTGGCGCGCGTCCACCCGGATTCCCACGTGATCGACCCGTTCTGCGGCTCCGGCACCATCCTCATCGAGGCGTGCCTTGACGCGATGAACATCGCGCCCGGCCTTCGCCGCGGCTTCACGGCGGAAACGTGGAAAAGCGTGGAGGCCTCGGTGTGGCAGCGCGAACGGGAGCGCGCCCGCGATCTGGTGCGGAAGGACGGCGCGTTCCTCGCCTCGGGCTACGACATCGACGGCGCGGCCGTCTCCCTGGCGCTGGAAAACGCGAAAAAGGCCGGCGTCGTCGCCCGGGTCCGGGCGGAAAAGCGCGATATCCGCGATTTCGTCCACGACACCGAACGCGGCTGCGTCATCTGCAACCCGCCCTACGGCGAGCGGATGCTGGATGCGGAGCAGGCCGCGGAGCTGTACCGCGAGATGGGTCGGGCCTTCCCGCCGCGGCGCGGGTGGAGCTATTCGATCATCAGCCCCGACGAGACGTTCGAGGAATGCTTCGGCCGCCGCGCCGACCGCCGCCGGAAGCTTTACAACGGCATGATCAAATGCCAGCTTTACCTCTATTTCAGGCCCTGAAGAGAGCGATCCGGAAAGCCGGGGATCCCCGCCGCGGAATCCCCGGCTTTTTTCCGTTTTTTCGGGGCGGATGTGATAAAACCCGTTAAAATGTAAATAATTTATGAAATTGCAAATTTTAGGGAAAAACCCCTTGATTTTTATCAGGGCAGCGGCTAAAATAATACTTAGCACTCGGGAAGACGGAGTGCTAAAATAAAAATCAAATGAATTTCATGATTCAAGGAGGAAAATAGGAAATGACTGTGAAACCACTTTCCGACAGAGTTCTCATCAAGATGGAAGAGGCCGAGGAAACCACAAAAAGCGGGATCATCCTGGCGGGCTCGGCAAAGGAGAAGCCCCAGATCGCCAAGGTGATCGCGGTGGGCCCCGGCGGCCTGGTGGACGGCAAAGAGGTCACCATGAACGTCAAGGCCGGCGACAGGGTGATCAGCAGCAAGTATGCCGGCACAGAGGTTAAGATCGACGGGGAAGAATACACCATCGTTCGTCAGTCCGATATTCTTGCCATCGTTGAATAATGAAGTTTCAATACAGAAATATAGGAGGAATTTACTATGGCTAAACAGATTATTTACGGCGCGGACGCCAGAAAGGCGCTGATGAGCGGCGTCGACCAGCTTGCGAATACCGTCAAGATCACCCTGGGCCCGAAAGGCCGCAACGTGGTGCTCGATAAAAAATTCGGATCCCCCCTGATCACCAACGACGGTGTCACCATCGCGAAGGAAGTGGAGCTGGACGACCCCTTTGAGAACATGGGAGCCCAGCTGGTCAAGGAAGTCGCCACCAAGACGAACGACGTTGCCGGCGACGGCACCACCACCGCAACCCTGCTGGCGCAGGCGCTGATCCGCGAAGGCATGAAGAACGTCACCGCAGGCGCGAACCCGATGATCCTGCGCAAGGGCATCCAGCGCGCGGTCGACACGGCGGTCAAGGCCGTCATCGACCATTCCCAGAAGGTGGCCGGTTCCGACGATATCGCCCGCGTCGCCACCATTTCCTCCAGCGACGAGTTTATCGGCAAGCTGATTGCCGAGGCGATGGAAAAGGTCACCTCCGACGGCGTCATCACCGTGGAAGAATCCAAGACCGCCGAAACGTATTCCGAGGTCGTCGAGGGCATGATGTTCGACCGCGGCTATATCACCCCTTATATGGTCACCGACACCAACAAGATGGAAGCCGTCATTGACGACGCCTACCTGCTGATCACCGATAAGAAGATTTCCAATATTCAGGAGATCCTGCCGCTTCTGGAAACGATTGTCCAGTCCGGCAAGAAGCTTGTCATCATCGCGGAGGATGTCGAGGGCGAGGCCCTGACTACCCTGATCCTGAACAAGCTGCGCGGCACCTTCACCTGCGTCGCCGTCAAGGCTCCGGGCTTCGGCGACAGAAGGAAGGAAATGCTCCGCGACATCGCCGTCCTCACCGGCGGCCAGGTCATCTCCGAAGAGCTGGGCCTCGAGCTGAAGGACACCACGGTCGACCAGCTCGGCCGTGCCCGCCAGGTAAAGGTCGACAAGGAAAACACCATCATTGTCGGCGGCGAAGGCGACTCCAAGGCGATCAAGGACCGTGTGGCCCAGATCCGCTCGCAGATTGAAACAACCACTTCCGATTTCGATCGTGAAAAACTCCAGGAACGCCTGGCAAAGCTTTCCGGCGGCGTGGCGGTCATCAAGGTCGGCGCGGCGACCGAAACGGAAATGAAAGAGAAGAAGCTCCGCATTGAGGACGCGCTCGCGGCGACCAAGGCCGCTGTGGAAGAGGGCATCGTCGCCGGCGGCGGCGTGGCCCTGATCAACGCGATCCCCGAAGTGGAAAAGCTGGCCGAAAGCGTGGAAGGCGACGAAAAGACGGGCGTCAGGATCGTTCTGAAAGCGCTGGAGGAACCGGTCCGCCAGATCGCGGTGAACGCGGGACTCGAAGGCTCCGTGATCGTCGAGAACATCAAGAAGGCCGACAAGGTCGGCTACGGCTTCAACGCACTGAAGGAAGAATACGGCGACATGATTTCCGCCGGAATTGTCGATCCTACGAAAGTAACGCGTTCCGCGCTGCAGAACGCGGCCTCCATTGCGGCGATGGTCCTTACCACGGAATCCCTTGTGGCCGACAAGAAGGAGCCCACTCCTCCTCCGGCTGCTCCGGCGATGCCCGAAGGCGGCATGTATTAAGGACCAGCTGTTTTATCCTTTTATCACAGAAAAGCGGACGGCGTCTCAAAAAGGCGCCGTCCGCTTTTTTTTTTTGCGCGTTTTAATCGGGGGTCTCTTTTCTTCATCGAAGGGCGCTTTTTTCAGCGCGGGCCGATTCAGCCGCAGGGGAAGAGGGAACGATGGAATTCATTCCCTCTTCCGCGCGAAACTCCAGAAATCGGCAGCCGGGAACTTTAATAATTGCTTTCTCCGCGGCATAGTATAATCGTAAAAGCGCTTTGTGCAGGGTGCGGCTGGGCGGCCGCACGAAAGGGGCCGGCACGAACCGGACACCTGAATCCGCGAAAAGGGGCGCATCCGGCCGCTTTTATGGCTTTTCCGTTTCTTTTCGGCATTGTTTCCATTCTGGATTTATGGTACACTAAAGCCGTGGCAGTCAATAACAGACCGACTGATCGGAGGTGGAATGATGGAAGATTATTATCCTTATCTGTGGCTGGCCGTTATCATTGTCGCTGCCATTGCGGAAGCCGTGACGGCCCAGATGGTTTCGATCTGGATGGTGGTCGGGGGGATCGCCGCGCTGATCGCGAACCTGCTGGGCGCTCCGATCCTTGCCCAGATCACCGTCTTTGTCGCCGTAACGGCGATTACGCTTGCCGCAACAAGGCGCTTTGTCAAAAAAATGATGCATTTTAAAAAGGAAGATACCAATGCGGGGCGATACATCGGGAAAAACGGCGTCGTCACCGCTGAAATCGACAACATCGCCGGGCGGGGACAGGTGAACGTGCTCGGCAATATCTGGACGGCCCGTTCCGCGGATGGCACGGTCCTTCCGGCCGGAACGGATATCCTGGTGCTCAGGATCGAAGGGGTCAAGCTGATCGTGCAGCCCCAGCCCCAGTTAAAAAGCAATGAAACTTAACAGGAGGTAATGTCGTGGATATCGGGTTTTATATTTTTCTTATCCTGGTGGTCATCATTCTGATCATTCTGATTTCCAATGTCAAAATCGTGCCGCAGGCGCATTCCTATGTCGTGGAGCGCCTGGGAACCTACCGCGCTTCATGGGACACCGGCCTGCATTTCATGGTTCCGTTTGTCGACCGCGTCGCGAAAAAGGTCTCGCTCAAGGAGCAGGTGATCGATTTCCCGCCGCAGCCGGTCATCACGAAAGACAACGTCACGATGCAGATCGACACGGTCGTCTATTTCCAGATCACGGATCCGAAGCTTTACACCTACGGGGTGGAGCGCCCGCTTTCCGCGATTGAGAATCTGACCGCGACCACCCTTAGGAACATCATCGGCGACCTGGAACTCGACAACACGCTCACGTCGAGGGATGTCATCAACACCAAGATCCGCACGATCTTAGATGAAGCCACCGACGCGTGGGGCATCAAGGTCAACCGCGTGGAGCTGAAAAACATCCTGCCGCCCCCGGCGATTCAGGATTCGATGGAGAAGCAGATGAAGGCCGAGCGCGACCGCCGCGCCATCATTCTGGATGCGGAAGGTCAGAAGCGCAGCGCCATCCTGATCGCGGAGGGCCAGAAGGAATCCGCGATTCTGGCCGCGGATGCCGAAAAGCAGACCAGGATCCTGGAAGCGGAGGGCGAAGCCGCCGCGATCCTTTCCGTTCAGCGCGCGCTGGCGGACAGCATCAAGCTTCTGAACGCATCGTCGCCCACCGAGCAGGTCATCGCGCTGAAGAGCCTGGAAGCCTTTGAAAAGGCGGCCGACGGAAAGGCGACGAAGATCATCATCCCTTCGGAAATCCAGTCGCTGGCCGGCCTTGCCGCTTCCCTGAAAGAGCTCGTCGTTTCCGACGGCGGGAAGAATCCGGAAGGAAACGCGAAGGACGCGGAAAAACAAACTGCGCATAATACACAAAATAGATAGCATTTTGTCCAAAAGGTCACTGTACCTATACGAAAATGACATTTTGGCGGAACATCGCTTGCATTTATCGCCCGAATCCAATACAATTAATTTATATGGAGAATCAGTTTGAACCGGGGAGAGTGCGCCATGACAGCGATGTCAGTGAAATCCTTTTGTCAGGGAACGGCATGCAGGTTTCTGTGCGCCGCCCGGTTCTTATAAGCAAAAACAGACGGTGCCGCGGCACGGTCTGTTTTTGCTTTTTCTGATTTCTGAGTTGTATGAATTCTTGATAAGAGGTGCGATTTTAGGATGTCAACGGGAAAAAAAGTAGCTGTGATTATGGGAAGCGACAGTGATTTTGCGGTGGTATCGGCGGCGATCAAACGCCTGAAGGCGCAGAATGTGCCGGTGGAAGTGCACGTTATGTCCGCTCACCGGACACCGCAGAAGGTTTCGGAATTCGCGGAGAACGCGCGTAAAAACGGATTCGGCGTCATCATCGCGGCGGCGGGCAAGGCCGCGCACCTGGCGGGCTTTCTGGCCGCGCACACCACTCTTCCGGTGATCGGGATCCCGATCAAATGTTCCACTTTGGATGGGCTGGACGCCCTGCTCGCGACGGTTCAGATGCCGAGCGGCGTGCCGGTTGCCACCGTGGCGATCGACGGAGCGGAGAACGCGGCGGTTCTGGCCATGCAGATCCTGGCGCTTTCCGACGACGATCTTGCCGGGCGCCTTCAGGCGATGAAGGATGGGATGGTCGAAGGGATTGAGGAAAAGGACCGTGAAATTCAGACGGCCGTTCGCGGACTGTGACAAAAAATAAGCTTGCGGAGGAGTTTTTCCGGTATGAAGAGTTTCAGCGAGAGCTATAAGGCGGCGGGGGTCGACGTGACCGCCGGATATCGGGCGGTGGAGCTGATGAAGCGCCATGTGGAGCGCACGAAGATTCCCGGCGTCGTTTCGGGGATCGGCGGCTTCGGCGGGCTGTTCCGGCCCGACCTTTCCGGCGTGGAGTCCCCCGTTCTGGTTTCCGGCACGGATGGCGTCGGGACCAAGCTGAAAATCGCTTTTCTGATGGACAAGCACGACACGATCGGCATCGACTGCGTCGCCATGTGCGCGAACGACATCGTGTGCTGCGGCGCGCATCCGCTCTTTTTTCTGGATTACCTTGCGGTCGGGAAGAACCGGCCGGAAAAAATCGAACAGATCGTCTCCGGCGTGGCGGATGGCTGCGTGCAGTCGAGCTGCGCGCTGATCGGCGGCGAAACGGCGGAGATGCCCGGCTTTTACCCGGAGGATGAATACGACCTTGCCGGCTTCTGCGTCGGCATGGCGGACCGCGCGAAGATCATCGACGGCTCTGAAATGGAGGAAGGGGACGTGATCCTCGGCCTTATTTCCTCCGGCGTCCATTCCAACGGATTTTCCCTGGTGCGCAAAGTATTCGGCCTGGATGAAAAAAACGTGAACCTTTATGTGGACGAGTTCGGGAAAACGCTGGGGGAGGAGCTTCTGACGCCGACGAAAATCTATGTGCGCCCGGTGCTTTCCCTTCTGAAGACCTGCCGTGTCCGGGCAGTTTCTCACATCACCGGCGGCGGCTTTTACGAGAATGTCCCCCGCATGATGAAGAAGGGGTACACCGCCAGGATCGAGAAGGCGGCCCTTCCGGTGCTGCCTGTTTTCACTGTGCTTCAGTCCCGCGGCGGCATCCCCGAACGCGACATGTACAATACGTTCAACATGGGGATCGGCATGTGCCTTGCCGTTCCGAAGCTGGAGGCGGACGCCGCGGTTTCGGCGCTTTCCGCATGCGGGGAAAAGGCCCTTGTGATCGGCGAGGTCGCAAAGGGCGAAGAGGGAGTCGTCCTATGCTGAATATCGCCGTGCTGGTTTCCGGCGGCGGCACGAACCTTCAGGCGCTGATCGACGCCCAAAACCGCGGCGAGCTCCGCGGCGGAAGGATCGGCTGCGTCATTTCCAGCAGGCCGGACGCCTTTGCGCTGGAACGCGCGAAGAAGGCCGGGATCCCGGCGGAAATCCTGGTGCGCCGCAATTTTGCGGAGCAGGCGGCCTACGACGGGGCGCTTCTGCGCCTGCTCGAACGATACGACGCGGGCCTGATCGTGCTCGCGGGCTTTATGACGATCATCAGCAAAGCGGTCGTCGGCCGCTACCCGAACCGGATCATCAACATCCATCCGTCCCTGATCCCCGCGTTCTGCGGCGAGGGCTATTACGGCCTGCGCGTGCATGAAGCGGTGCTGGACAGGGGAGTGCGGGTGACCGGCGCGACCGTGCATTTTGTCAACGAAGTGTGTGACGGCGGCCCCATCATCCTGCAGAAGGCGGTGGAGGTGCGGGGCGACGACACTCCGCAGACCCTGCAGAAGCGGGTGATGGAGCAGGCAGAATGGCAGCTCCTTCCCAGGGCGGTCTCCCTGTTCTGCGAAGGAAAGCTCGTTGTTTCCGGCAACCGGGTCCGGGTGAAAGAATAGAAACTGGGAGGAATATTTTACTGTGATGCAGTTGAAAACGGCGGCGGAAGAGCTGAAGGGCAACGCCTATCCCGGGCGCGGGATCCTGCTCGGCAGAACGCCGGATGGGACGCACGCGGCCATCGCCTACTTTATCATGGGGCGCAGCGAAAACAGCCGGAACCGGGTCTTTGCCGCCGACGGCGACGGGCTCCGTACCCGGGCGTTCGACCCTTCGAAGGTAAAGGATCCGTCGCTCATCTTCTACTCGCCGGTCCGCGTGTTCGGCGGCGCGACGATCGTCACGAACGGCGACCAGACCGATACCGTCTTTTCGTTTCTGGAGCAGGGAAAATCCTTTGAGGAGGCCCTGCGCACGCGCACGTTCGAGCCGGATGCCCCGAACTTTACGCCCAGGATCTCGGGGATCGTGTTCGCCGCGGGCGGATTCCGCTACGCGCTTTCCATTCTGAAAAGCGCGCAGGGAGACCCGCGCTCCGTGAGGCGGTTCTTTTTCGATTATGAAACGCCGATCTCCGGGCAGGGCCACCTGATCCACACCTACCGGTGCGACGGGAACCCCATCCCTTCTTTCGAGGGGGAGCCGCGCGCCGTTTCGGTGGAAAACGACCTGGATGAATTTACGGATGCCATCTGGGATTCCCTGAATCAGGAAAACCGCGTTTCCCTGTTCACCCGGTTCGTGGATCTGAAAAGCGGGACGTTCAAGAGCCGGATCCGCAATAAAAACAATTGATTGGGGAGGGAAAAGACTGTGGAACTGATGCTGAAATACGGCTGCAACCCGAATCAGCAGCCATCGAGGATCTTCATGAAGGATGGCGGCCCGTTGCCGGTTACGGTGCTGAACGGCCGGCCGGGATATATCAATTTTCTCGACGCGTTCAACAGCTGGCAGCTGGTGCGGGAGCTGAAAGCGGCGACCGGCCTGCCCGCCGCCGCGTCGTTCAAGCATGTCAGCCCCGCCGGGGCCGCGGTGGCCGTGCCGCTTTCCGACACGCTGAAAAGAATTTACTTTGTCGACGATCTGGAGCTTTCCCCGCTCGCGTGCGCGTACGCGCGGGCGAGGGGCGCGGACCGGATGTCATCCTACGGCGACTGGATCGCCCTTTCGGACGAGTGCGACGTGCAGACGGCGCGCCTGATCGCCCGCGAGGTTTCGGACGGCATCATCGCGCCGGGCTATACGGATGAGGCGCTTACGGTGCTGAAATCTAAGCGCAAGGGCAATTACAACATCGTCCGCATGAACGAAACGTACCGCCCCGCGCCGGTCGAGCAGAAAGATGTGTTCGGGGTGACGTTCGAGCAGCGCCGGAACGACTGCGTCATCGACGCATCCCTTCTGGAAAATATCGTGACGGACGCGCGCGAGCTGCCGGAAACGGCGAAGCGGGATCTTCTGATCTCGCTGATCACGCTGAAATACACCCAGTCCAACTCCGTCTGCTACGCCATGGACGGACAGGCCATCGGCGTCGGGGCGGGGCAGCAGTCCAGAATCCACTGCACGCGCCTTGCGGGGAACAAGGCGGACCTGTGGTCCCTGCGCCAGCACCCGAAGACGCTCGCCCTGCGGTTCCGCGACGGAATCCGCCGTCCGGACCGCGACAACACGATCGACGTTTATCTTTCGGACGACGACGCGGATGTCCTTTCGGATGGCGTGTGGCAGCAGTTTTTCGCGGAGAAGCCCGAGCCGCTGACCCGCGCGGAAAAGCGCGAGTGGCTCGGCCGGGTCTCCGGCGTTTCGCTCGGCTCCGACGCGTTTTTCCCGTTCGGGGACAATATCGAACGCGCAAGGCGCAGCGGCGTGAGCTATATCGCCCAGCCGGGCGGCTCCATCCGGGACGACCATGTGATCGAGACCTGCAACAAATACGGGATGGTCATGGCGTTCACGGGCCTCCGGCTGTTCCATCACTGAGTTTTATTGTACGGCTTTGCCATCCGTTTGAGTGTCCGCGGAGCGGATGCTTCCGTTTATTAAATTCCGGATAGAAACTGTACAAATTGAAAAGCTTTGGTCAAGCTTTTTCAAAAGCTTGCAGGGTTTGGGGCAGCGCCCCAAGGTCTGAAATGCAGGCTGGAGCGTCCGCGCAGCGGGCGCTTTTCCCTTCTTTTACTTGAGGAGTGTGAGATCATGAAAATTCTGGTGGTCGGCGGCGGCGGGCGCGAGCACGCCATTGTCCGCAAGCTGATGGAAAGCCCCCGCGCGGAGAAAATTTACTGCGCGCCCGGAAACGGCGGCATCTCCTGCGACGCCGAGTGCGTGCCGATCGCGGCGGATGACGTGGAGGGCGCGGTGCGCTTTTCGCGCCGCAACGGGATCGGGCTGGTGTTTGTGGCGCCGGATAATCCACTCGCGGCCGGCATGGTCGACGCCCTGGAGGACGCCGGGATCCCCGCCTTCGGCCCGCGCAAAAACGCCGCGGTCATCGAGAGCAGCAAGGTGTTTTCCAAAAATCTGATGAAAAAATACCGCATTCCAACTGCGGATTACGAGGTGTTCGACGATCCCGCGGCGGCGATGCGCCGCATCCGCACGAGGGGCCGCTACCCCGTCGTCGTCAAGGCGGACGGCCTCGCGCTCGGCAAGGGCGTCGTGATCGCCGAGGATTACGGGCAGGCGGAGAGCGCGGTCCGATCGATGATGGAGGATAAAATCTTCGGCGATTCGGGCAGCCGCGTCGTGCTGGAAGAGTTTCTCACCGGGCCGGAGGTTTCCGTGCTGGCGTTTACGGACGGGAAATGCGTGCGGCCCATGGTGTCCTCGAAGGACCACAAGC
This window of the Ruminococcaceae bacterium BL-6 genome carries:
- the purD gene encoding phosphoribosylglycinamide synthetase (Evidence 2a : Function from experimental evidences in other organisms; PubMedId : 9683488, 12787499, 16321950; Product type e : enzyme), which translates into the protein MKILVVGGGGREHAIVRKLMESPRAEKIYCAPGNGGISCDAECVPIAADDVEGAVRFSRRNGIGLVFVAPDNPLAAGMVDALEDAGIPAFGPRKNAAVIESSKVFSKNLMKKYRIPTADYEVFDDPAAAMRRIRTRGRYPVVVKADGLALGKGVVIAEDYGQAESAVRSMMEDKIFGDSGSRVVLEEFLTGPEVSVLAFTDGKCVRPMVSSKDHKRALDGDKGKNTGGMGTISPNPYYDEATAEECMKTIFLPTLHAMNAEGRPFKGCLYFGLMLTKNGPKVIEYNSRFGDPETQVVLPRLKTDLVDILEAVVEERLADQPIEWSPEAAACVVMASGGYPASYPKGLEITGFGPDGQLGGDVTVYHAGTARRDGKFYTAGGRVLGVTALGKDLDEALRKAYGGVSKIHFEGAHYRRDIGR